One Paroedura picta isolate Pp20150507F chromosome 3, Ppicta_v3.0, whole genome shotgun sequence genomic window carries:
- the RNF5 gene encoding E3 ubiquitin-protein ligase RNF5 translates to MAAAGTGPGDPDGGSEGSNRDRSAFECNICLEPAREAVIGLCGHLYCWPCLHQWLETRPERQECPVCKAGISRDKVIPLYGRGSSAQQDPRLKTPPRPRGQRPEPESRAGVGGFPDAATGFHMAFGIGAFPFGFFATGYSGPGERAEADAIRPSSWQDSLFLFIAIFFFFWLLSI, encoded by the exons ATGGCGGCGGCCGGGACTGGTCCGGGGGATCCCGACGGGGGGTCCGAGGGGTCAAACCGCGACCGGAGCGCCTTTGAGTGCAATATCTGTTTGGAGCCTGCCAGAGAAGCCGTCATTGGCCTCTGTGGTCACTTATATTG ctggccTTGCCTTCACCAG TGGCTAGAAACACGGCCTGAGCGGCAGGAATGTCCCGTGTGCAAGGCAGGCATCAGCCGGGACAAAGTCATACCTCTCTATGGTCGTGGGAGCTCAGCTCAGCAGGATCCCAG GCTGAAGACTCCCCCCCGGCCACGGGGTCAACGCCCGGAGCCTGAGTCCCGAGCG ggCGTGGGCGGCTTCCCGGATGCAGCCACTGGCTTCCATATGGCGTTTGGCATCGGCGCGTTCCCCTTTGGGTTTTTCGCTACCGGCTACAGTGGCCCAGGTGAAAGAGCAG AAGCAGATGCGATCCGACCATCAAGCTGGCAGGATTCCTTGTTTCTCTTCATcgccatcttcttcttcttctggctacTGAGCATCTGA